The Grus americana isolate bGruAme1 chromosome 5, bGruAme1.mat, whole genome shotgun sequence region CGTAATGGTCATAAAGATCAAGTCACCAACTTTATGAGAAGAAATATGTATAGCCATTACCCCATCATTTAACATGGATTCAATCATGAGCCCCCACAGATCAATAAAAGATGTCTTATGGCCTGCTTGGGTCCTTTGGCTCAGCTCTCTGTAATAATTCCTCAGACTTCTCAAGCAAAAAGCACCCATCTTGCACTTGGCTGCTTGCTTCCGAGCTTCGATAATTATTTCTCCAAGATCCTTACGTGACCAATCAGCATCTTCATACAGTTTTGTCATGGTCCTGCAGGCAGGAAACATGATGGaaagtggaaagaaatgaagaaggtGCTTTTGAAACTCAGATAATATGCTTTGCAGAGCTTTGGGaacttgttgttgttttagcTTTAGGTTACTCCACTCCTTCGAACTTACTTTGAACAGAAATGCAAGTCTAAAGACAATCAAAATCACTTGATCTGGGATCCAAAGCAAGCAGCTACACCAGCTGTCTATGCTGTTTCAGTCCAACAGTAAATAACCATAAAGGATCATTTTGCATAGGATTAAGGATTTTTGCACTTCCAATAAAGTCTCCTCTTTTAGTCAGAGATAGGCTACTTCAGTGACACCAAAATTATGATGCACAATAGGCCTTTCAAAGGTGACCCTGGCATTCATTGGCCAAAGATGGAAGCAATAACTCAATAGACCCTTTTTACCCTCACTGAGATCTAAAATCCTAGACAAATCACGGGTTTTGCTTAACACAACAAGATCCGAACAGCCTCAAAATGACTCCTCACCATGTTGTGCCAGATGAGCCACTGATGTATGAAACACAGTCCAGAACACGCAACTTTTGAAGACCCAAAATGCTGCCGTACATGGCAGTGAGTGCTCTTATCCCGCACCCTGCTGTGGTCACAGCCACTATAGGCACCTGTTCAACACAAAAAAGGGCAGAAAGGAAAGGTGGGACAGTGACATCAAGGCACATCATGTCAAAAGAAGGCAGACGTGAAAAAGCAACATTCAGACACTAGTAAAATAAAGCACATACATTAGAGATAAAGCAACGTTGCTCTATGAGTTATAAATAATACAAGTTGCTAGACATCCCTGTGAGGTATACTAGAAGATTCTGGCACTTCAGGAAGGATTTTTAAGAAACGTGGACCAAACTCATTGGTTTGAAGTTCCTTCACATGATTCACTTGAAAGCCAAGTGGAAATAGAGACTTTGCTCATCCAGACTGTTGAGCTCTCCAGCTGAGTTCGCCCTGGCTCCAAACAGCACCctggagaaggagctgctgACAGAGGTCCTCATTCCTCATCTGGTCAGAGGGGAGAAACCACTCCTCGTCTCCAGGCttgagagaaaggagagagaaaaatccccCAGCAGTGCCTTTGCTGGTTACCTCATGTTCTTGCAGATCTTCCTCCAGATGAAGAACATCCTTCAGCGCAGCAGCAACCACCTTCCTCCGGTTTTGCAGGAAATCCTGTTCATCGGTGCACAGGTCGAACCCCAGGCGGGCGTCTAGGTTTCTTGGCCTGAAACACAGACCCTGAGTCCTGAGACCAGGGCACAAACATTATTATTTGCTGTGGTTGACTCCAGCTATGCTTGTGTGTGTTTACAGACCAGTTTGTGGAGAGTATAATGTAATAAATGAGAAAGAGCAACACCACAGACAGGCCTCTGCTAATTGCTGTAGCTGCCAACAAGAATGCAAAtgggaaggcagagcagaacATGACATACCGTCGTGGTATGGTAACGAGGTTCCTATAACacacttctggttttgtttgctcatataattcatttttcaaGTTTCAGTAGTGCCTGCCATATGTGCCTTAACTGGATAACAGCTTTCAACAGGCACTGCAGTTGATTAGGGAAACAACTACCAtgccttggttttattttgtttgtataatACAGAACTATGATTTCTTTGTGGAGCTGCTCTCTCCATCTGTGGGCATAATAATGCACGCAAATCAAGATCTACTTACAGAGCTGCACTAACAGCTTGGAAACTTGGAGAAAAGGGGACCATGATTTAATTCTCCATCACTAAAAAAGGAGAATCTGGCAAACAAAAGCCTGCAACCAAAAGATGAACACACCTCTGCTTACAACTGAGCCTGTATGGACCCCTGCTGATTTCAAATGAGCTTTGTGTAGGGACAAATGTCTCCCAGTTACAGGATCAGGTCTTGCTGGAGACGCACTTACCATTCATTTGCCTTTGTGTACAAGTCAATTGTCCTGTCCTGAAAATCGCAATACAAACAGTGTAAGCATGCTCAGGTCATTAATCCTGTGCCTTCCTCCCCCACTCCATCTATGGGCCGAATTTCGCTATCCTTGCAGTCAGCAGTGCAGCTGCAGAATCTGGCCAGCAATGGTCTGGGTTATGAGAGATATAACGAGCTCCAGTCTGGGTTGAATAGAAGTGGGCTATTCACCCACGCCAGATGGGCTTAGGGCCCCTCAGCTTTTTTATAACTGAACATCTAGTTTAACCTTCATTTCCTGGGAAGGTCATTGAAAGCTGGGCATCTGAACCACAGGCATATGGATATTCTCTGTTTCATCTTCTGCTTCAGGCTTTCTCTTTGCAAATGCAACTCATATCCTTTACTGTTACCTTGCATACTATGTGGATGAACATATGTAATATGTCCTGAGGAAATTAAACTCAGAACAGGGTTGAATGGCATGCCTGCAaccacatgcagaagaaaagaaaaaaaaataaataatattgtaTAGTTGCAGTGTGACTGTCATTCACACCTTACACTGTAGCATGCGTCGTGTCTGATGGGAACTGAATCACTGAGCTGTCAGACTCTCATCACCCACTGAACTGAATGTGTATTGGCtgtattttatgaagaaagatTTGTTCTCACCTCTGCTATTGTTATTTTCTCTTGTATAGGAAGTGAGTTCAGAGCTAGAGTCACAGACTCATTCATATCCCTTTCATTTTGACTTGATATAGACTggaaaaaagggtaaaaaaaaattagtaactATTATacaaaaggggggggggaaaagaggTAAATCTCCTGTGCCTCACACATATATACACCTATCAATTCCCTGCATAGACAGACGTGTGCACACACTCAGGTCTTGGAGGTgcccaaacaaacccacagcaCAGAGCCAGCCATGCACTGGCAGGCGATCACGTACCCTGCTGAGCCGCCTCCGCCGGGGTAGTGCCACAGTGAGCGCCGACTGATTGTACTTGATGTAGTGGAACCTGGCTGGGGAGGtcgggcagaggcaggagctcaGCGTGTGCGTCTGGGTTCCTTCGTACGACCCGTCCACGGTTAACGCAAACTTCCTCTCTGAAGCAAAGGAGTTTCAAGCTTAAGCTCTTCAAAAAATGTGGACAATTTGTTTGCACGGTAATGTAatatatgtttttcttaaataatgaCTTAATTTGGATACCCAAATTATAGGATAAATAGACTCACTTATCTGCACCTTTGGGTTTCAGCTTTAGAGCTAAGTTTCTGTAGAACGTGCCATAGAGTAACTGTTGCTATAGTACCACTGTGCTTCCGTACATAATGTGATTGCTGAGGCTACTGCTCTACTCATTAAATAATGATTCACAGCTGATAACAggttttttgggaaaaaagccCTCTCTCCTGAAAGTCTCAAATTTTCAAAGTACCTCAGCAATAAGACAGTATGTGGTACTAAAATTTTATTCTGGTATAACaataaggtatttttaaaatttcagacttttgggagaattttttttttttcatagcagagCACAGTTCTCTTTGGAACTGGTAAAATCTCAGTCCCTCTATCATCCTTCCCTTTACTTCAACctgcaatatttcttttgaaataatttctagcaCTTACAAAAATACTGTCTAGAGGTTTTTTTGGCCTTCATATAGTAAGTCCCAGATAAATCTCtcaaataattgaaaaatgttttttatatagAATGGTATCAACCCAGGTTCAAGGTGAAATTACTCTGTAAATCCACATGCTCAAAGGTATATAAACAGCCTTCAAAAGAATTATCCCACTCAAGCATTTTCAGCCACATCTAgcaaacttcttcactgtgaacAACTGAGTTCAACCGGATCACCCACACGCTTGAGCAGTTTGCTGGATTTGGGCCATCAGGAGATGTCAGAGTGAGATGATGTAAAATTGCGTAGGAGATGCACAGGTCCACAAGCACGGACTCGACGTGGTAGCGATGCACTGCTTAAAATGTGCAACAAATGTCTTTGTAAAATACTGCGCATCTTGTCTTTGGCCTAGTGGCATGTTTTGTATTGTTACGCCTAAAGAAATTTTAAGAAGTTAAATCGATAAGAGAGGCCCAGTCCTCATCCTAcctattttctttgtctctgaATCCAGAAACAACAGGAATTGGCTCCAGTTTAAGCCTCAAAAAATCCAATTCCCTGCAcaaatactttggaaaattaTACGAATCTGACAAGACATTATAGAGGCAAGTATTTTGTGGGGAAAGCAGACCACATGCTCATCACACCACATGCTGTAATAATCTGTGTATTTTTGACCAACTACAGCCCCCTCCAGAGGCCACTGGCCTCGGTGAGATTTTTGTCTTGCATCTTAAATACTTTAAACCAGGGTGTTGAAGTGTAAAACACTGAGCGCTTTTGCCATAAAGCGGCACCCAGATTCGCTCCGTAAGTCAGCGAAAGACTCACCGGTGCTGTCCTTCCTCAGCCTACCGCCGTTCACCTGCACCTCCAAACAGGAAACTTCACGGGACTGTAGGAGACAACcggggaaagagaaaaaggccGTCACTGTCCGCAGAGCTCTGCCTTGGCCGGGCCCTCGGGCATGTgtggggccgggggcggggctcGGGGCATGGGGAGGTGGTGCCAGCCTGTAACCCCCCGAACCAGCCTAGGGAGGCGGCACGGGGCTGCCACACGGGAAGTAGCAGATCGCGTAGGgatgaggaaagagaagggacTTGCTTGCTCCTGCCTGGAGGAGCAGGAACACAAGGGCCTGGGGGAGGAGCAGCCACAGGGGAAAgctcccccacacacacccccctggGCAGGGTGCTCAGCCCGGCTCTCCCCGGGCAGACCGAGGGATGCGGCCTGCCTGAGGCCTGCTCGGTTTGGGCAGCTCACAGCTTTGGCGgctgcagcctctcccagcTGGAGTCACTAGCAGGGACTGCGTGGGAAACCCATTGCCGACATCAGCTTTAGCCTGCCTCTCGGCCGAGGCCTTCGTGCCACCGCACGGAGAACTGCCCGGTACCTTTAACGCTGGCTTTGCAATAAGCGTTGCTTTATGGCAGGGAAAggattatgaaataaaaattaccaCTAAAACTCCATTGGTAACAATGTTTTCAGGAGGATCCGGACTAAAaggcaaaatggaaaacaatcaATTCAAAATCagcagtctctttttttctgtgtgttttttaacTCTTCTTTAAATATCATTTCATTATCTTTTAAAGTCCATCTTTGGACAGGCAGCATGGGCAAATAGCATCAGAAATTCTAGCTGGACATTCAATCCAGTTTGCCTCTCACAGGCTTGAGTCTGAACTTTATTTATGGAGATCTGCCGATCCTCACTGTATCAGACAGGATCGTTTTCTGACACACTGAAGCAAATTTACAGAGAGATGGCATAATTACGCTATTGCCCTGTATTGCTCAGTTCAAATCAGGGGGATCAGAGCTGAAAAGCTTGTGAATTCATCCAACATGCCAtaacaacaaaggaaaaaattttaCCTTTACCTTAAAAATCAACAGCAGCACTAGGACTGATTTACATGCCCATTCTCTCCATTAACTGTACAGTCAGCAtagaaacacagtaaaaaaaaaatctttttaaatctAGTCCCACAACTAAAACAAATTCCAAGTACCATTTTCCCACATTGTTATGACAAAGCAAACACCTGGGATCTCACAGTAAGGAGCAAGCAGGGTTTGAAACTTAAAACTTCCTCCTGTGCAGAATGCCCCTTGCAGCCTGGTGAGCAGCAGCCATCAGGGACACCTCCATGCTCCCATCAGCATCTGTGCTCACTTCTCTGTGTGTCTGGATGCCCAGTGTAGACGCACGCACATCATGCACTGTCATGCACCCCTTCTCCATGAAATGCCCTACACAACCATTTCCTGAACACCCAAAGTTCCCCTCTACTTTATTCAGACGGCGACAGTGTTAGGGGGCTGCAAGTGCAAGCTTACGTTTTGTGTCAGTAACATTTTGTCTCTGGTTGAAATTGCTGTTGTTCATCTGTTTGACCTTACCCACCTGCTCTCCATTGTGAATTCAACTTCCAGCTCCTCTTTtccctgcaaaagaaaaatgaaggcagTCACTGCAGATGGCCCTCCTGTGAGGAGAGGATTTCCTAATGGAATCAGTGTTCTTCAGGGCTGTCTATAAGCCAATGTCTCCCTTTTGTTATTGCACATACAACAGATGTAATTTTCTTCACGTTGTATCTGTGACGCTTCTAGTGTCACATACTTTTAACATCATATCCATTATTTTAGCAAACTCCTAGTTCAGACCTTGCAGGACAAATATAATACATACTGCATGGCATCTTGGCTATTGCTCCCCCTTTCTGCAGTCATAGGTTCACCCCACACTGTTTCACAGGCCACCTGCaattcccctttcccttcccctcccacaaGCTCTCACGCTCCTCACTGATCTTCAGCATGAGTGAGGCTGAATTTATCCAGTGCATCCAAATcacccagctcctctcccagccctcaCCCGCAGCCTGTGAAGATGGGCCTGGTGGCTCACTAACATGGTGGCACACTTGGGCAAATGAACCCCAAGGTGTTCTGCCGGGTTTACTTTGGTTTGGTGGAGTAGACGCATAGACTCATTGCGTGCTCAGACTTCATCTTTATCTTTTGTAATTCCTTCCCCCTGagatttccttcttccttcacAGGTTTTGGTGCAACTCCCATTATATTGTTGCCCTCCTAGCGTGAGCACTAAGGAAAATCCAGCATGGAGAGACAGCCTTTCCAAAACAGGTATCAAATCAAATCAGCACTCACTCAAGTTAAGCATTTCTAGGCCTAAACACTGCCCTTAAAACTTCAGTATAAAGTTGTCTCGATGATATGAAATCGAGACCTGttgaaaaactcttttttttttaaatagttcagTGATGCGTTAcattcattttccaaataagCAGAATACTGCTATGGGTTTGCAGTTTATGACTGCAGATGACTATTTTTATATTAGCAGAACATAAtgcacagctcagcaccacCAGCtccaaatgcaaagggatgtcCAAAACTATTGGAGTAAACTCCTGATATTTTGACATCAAGGACAGCAAGCAGACAATCAAGTCCAATAAAGTTGGCCAACTCTGTGAGATAACCACATCCTTATCTGACCACATCCCCTTAGCTTTGTCCTTGAATTTTATCCATACCTGTGGATTCAGCTGGAAACATAGCTGAATGGTTTCTCCAAGCTGGATTTTGGAGACatcaaagaaaacagtgaggAGATGGTCATCTTGAGTTATGTTGTCCTCATCACAAACTTTTAGCTCCAGAATGTtctgggatttaaaaaaaaaaaaaaaaaaaaaagattatgtaAGGTTTAACAAACATAACATGCTACAGATGTTTCATTTTAGCTAAAGGAATTTGGGAAAGAAgttcaagaatgaaaaaaatagaaattttgcAGTTGCTTTCCACAGACTCTATTGACTATGCAGGCAGATACAGTCTTATCCAACCATCAGAAGCTAAATAGCTACAGGAAGGGAGCATGAATATTTCCTAAGAGAACTCAGAAGGACCCACAGAGTGGAAGGGCTGTATGGTAGGTATGATACCTTGTAAGAGCACCTGTTGAGGATAGCCACGTTCCTACCTTAACCTGGCTCTGAATTGTGAAGTGGAAAGTCTCATTCCATGTTGGGTTCTTAGTGTTCTGGACCGTCTTGGTGCGGAAATGCTGCACTGAAGCTGTTGGCAGGCTCAGGCTTACGTAGCAATCGGACTGGGTTACTGttgaagagaaggaaagcatgAAAGCAATGGACCAATGAAACACATCTAGTACCCCATaaggtgctgtgctgtgtgaaTTTTTAAGCTCCATACACAGGACAATATGTGGACCACAGGCCAGGATGCTAGCTAAGGTACCATCAAGCCAGTGCTAGACAACCAGCTTGCTTTACTCTTGTGAAACCCCGGCAGTTTGCTCTTGTTGAGAACTACTGCTTTTAATTGCcagaaaaacaataaacatTCAAAATAGGCAGTGACATTGCATTCCTTTTCAAAGAGATACATAGCCAAACTGTCTGTTTATATCAGGCATCAAGGTTTTAATGCCGAAGGGCCATCCATATGCACAGGAGCACACACCCACAGCGGTCTCACAGGCCTGGGCGCTGTGGACACTTCAGCTGCCGGTCAGGAACACGAAGCAGATGACAACATTAGAAGCTGTGATGGGGGCTGCCAGACAGACAGAGCCCAGCTCCTACGTGCTGGGCTTCCACAGATAGGCATGAACATGCCTTAATGTTTCTGGGGTAGCTCTAGCTGTAAGTTCTGTCTTGTCTACTTTCTGGAacatcctttctttcctctagCACATCTGGCTGCCAACACAGCGGAGGCAGGAGCTCATTGCACTGAAGGTTCCCATGAAGCCCCATTGCTGTCAGAGAAGGCAAGTCTTCCACCAAGGCACCTGACCTCAgtctgctttcttcccttttagaATGTTAAAGAAGGGAACAACGTACACACACCATAGAGCTCAACAACAGaccttttcaattaaaaaaattcaagaaaaaagtttcaagaaaaaaatatcaatcaTCTGTGGAGAAGAATTGCATTTAATCCTCTATGAAGTGGATTAAAATGAGCACATATAAGAAAAGCATTGAAATGTTGGACAGTTTAATGGTATAACATTTGCTTTGAGAAGCAGCTGTCCTGAGGGAGTTTTCGCCAGTAAAGCTGtataaaaaaatgttgcttaatGTCACTATTTTCACCTGCATCTCTGTGCCTCAGCCAGAGTGGTAAAGGTGTTTGCGACACTTGATGTGCAGGTGAAAGCTTGTCTGTGCTTCCCAGCACAGAGGGAGCTGACATTGCTTCTTTGCACAATATTGCATTGCTTTGCTGTTTCAATTAGAGGCATGTTCAGGTCATAAAGTTCACCTATGAATTTCAATGTTTCCAGATATAGAGAGGGCAGCTatagtgtttttattttcctttctcagctgGAGAGGCCAGTTGTAAAGTTTGGCTTCCCACCTGAGC contains the following coding sequences:
- the LOC129206743 gene encoding cytosolic phospholipase A2 epsilon-like, whose product is MGLHGNLQCNELLPPLCWQPDVLEERKDVPEITQSDCYVSLSLPTASVQHFRTKTVQNTKNPTWNETFHFTIQSQVKNILELKVCDEDNITQDDHLLTVFFDVSKIQLGETIQLCFQLNPQGKEELEVEFTMESSPDPPENIVTNGVLVSREVSCLEVQVNGGRLRKDSTERKFALTVDGSYEGTQTHTLSSCLCPTSPARFHYIKYNQSALTVALPRRRRLSRSISSQNERDMNESVTLALNSLPIQEKITIAEDRTIDLYTKANEWTQGLCFRPRNLDARLGFDLCTDEQDFLQNRRKVVAAALKDVLHLEEDLQEHEVPIVAVTTAGCGIRALTAMYGSILGLQKLRVLDCVSYISGSSGTTWTMTKLYEDADWSRKDLGEIIIEARKQAAKCKMGAFCLRSLRNYYRELSQRTQAGHKTSFIDLWGLMIESMLNDGKCHHRLSDQRRAVNQGQNPLPIYLALNVKDKVATKDFREWVEFTPYEVGFLKYGAFIRAEDFGSEFFMGRLMKKLPESRICFMQGMWSSIFSKNLLDAWHAADNSEDFWHRWTQDKVTEIEEQPDLPEKPYEMATCMFTPTSGLSTALRDILTDRPAVSKYHNFLRGFQMHNEYIQQEHFTKWKDTLLDTSPNDLRGKSEHLELVDAAFFFETSCPPLMRPERKVDVIIHLNYTGGSQTLPLEQACRYFSEQGIPFPSIGLKDDENNLKECYMFDGADTPGAPLLLYFPLVNDTFQRYVAPGMSRSAAEMELGKVDISSFCSPYSTREVSLKAEDFNKLLKLTNYNIMNNENMILQALRMAVARKKQAQSQPVSQAQSSA